Proteins encoded together in one Chitinophaga sp. LS1 window:
- a CDS encoding sensor histidine kinase produces the protein MALIERIVKFNSAHRVLSHLLFWTAATIIFLNRYDLVEYKEPEHIFYRHVYYMSFMILSSYFVAYLIIPAFIAGRSYLSILIFFLAGSYIICVASRATVVYLLEPLIRVPPFGQESLWDIMTDFPKLFVHYFAQTFSAAWVFALMKLIKDQYIVQQRSLVLEKEKVQSELNVLKAQLNPHFLFNTLNNIYSLSLINSPVTSKSIAGLSEILDHVLYKCNKKYVPISEEIRLINNYIDLEKLRYNDRLQVNFKYSIDEDAMVVPLVLLSLVENSFKHGAGENIGHPVIDIDLSLQGGNFYFRVSNGFLPEPGENKTDRIGLINIRKQLDLLYGDRYQLQVNTDDNIYVVLLGIHLNGNEVQ, from the coding sequence ATGGCATTAATAGAAAGGATTGTAAAGTTTAATTCTGCACACCGCGTCCTCAGCCATTTGCTATTCTGGACGGCGGCCACCATCATATTTCTCAACAGGTATGATTTGGTTGAATATAAAGAGCCTGAGCATATCTTTTACAGGCATGTTTATTACATGTCTTTTATGATCCTGTCTTCCTATTTTGTAGCTTATCTGATTATACCTGCATTCATTGCTGGTAGGAGTTATTTATCGATATTGATTTTTTTTCTGGCGGGCAGTTATATTATATGTGTTGCTTCCAGGGCCACGGTGGTTTATTTGCTAGAGCCGCTAATCAGGGTACCGCCTTTTGGGCAGGAGTCACTTTGGGATATCATGACGGATTTTCCGAAGTTGTTTGTGCATTATTTTGCACAGACCTTTTCCGCAGCGTGGGTGTTTGCCCTGATGAAATTGATCAAAGATCAATACATTGTGCAGCAACGCAGCCTGGTTTTGGAAAAGGAAAAGGTACAGTCTGAATTAAATGTGTTAAAAGCTCAACTCAATCCGCATTTCCTATTCAATACATTGAATAATATTTACTCCCTGTCCCTGATAAATTCTCCCGTCACTTCGAAATCTATTGCCGGCCTTTCAGAAATACTTGACCACGTACTGTATAAATGTAATAAGAAGTATGTTCCCATAAGTGAAGAGATCAGGCTTATCAATAACTACATTGACCTTGAAAAATTAAGGTATAATGACCGTCTTCAGGTAAATTTTAAGTATTCAATAGATGAAGATGCAATGGTCGTACCCCTGGTGTTGTTATCACTTGTAGAAAACTCCTTTAAGCATGGAGCAGGAGAAAATATAGGGCACCCTGTTATTGATATAGATCTTAGTTTACAGGGAGGAAATTTTTATTTCAGGGTTTCCAATGGCTTTTTACCGGAGCCTGGCGAAAATAAAACAGATAGGATCGGGCTGATTAATATCCGGAAACAGCTTGATTTACTTTATGGAGACAGGTATCAACTACAGGTAAATACCGATGATAATATTTACGTAGTTTTATTGGGTATTCATCTCAATGGTAATGAAGTACAATAA
- a CDS encoding response regulator transcription factor → MKIKCLVVDDEPLAIQLIQNHISQLDGFEVVGTCSNAVQAMEVLRSTTIDLLFLDIKMPKITGLSFLRALQHPPAVIITTAYREYAVEGYELDLVDYLLKPITFERFIKAIDRFLRIKSPVQQPAPVIGDKELVMHIRSKGKIHRIQIDEIIYVESIKDYIVIHFADKKITAKYKFGDFEKELTGKPFLRIHRSFLVNINKITAFTANDIEVGGTEIPIGASYKEYVSKMLA, encoded by the coding sequence ATGAAAATAAAGTGCCTTGTAGTTGATGACGAGCCATTGGCCATACAATTAATCCAGAACCATATTTCGCAGCTGGATGGTTTTGAAGTAGTGGGCACCTGTTCTAATGCAGTGCAGGCTATGGAGGTATTAAGGTCGACCACTATCGACCTGCTTTTTCTCGATATAAAGATGCCAAAGATAACAGGACTTTCATTTCTCAGAGCTTTGCAGCATCCTCCTGCCGTAATAATTACGACTGCGTACCGTGAATATGCAGTTGAAGGGTATGAGCTGGATCTGGTAGATTATCTATTGAAGCCTATCACCTTCGAAAGGTTCATCAAGGCGATTGACCGCTTTTTAAGAATAAAATCCCCCGTGCAGCAACCAGCACCTGTAATTGGAGACAAGGAACTGGTTATGCATATCCGGTCTAAAGGTAAGATCCATAGAATCCAGATCGATGAGATTATTTATGTGGAAAGTATAAAGGATTATATAGTCATTCATTTTGCAGATAAAAAAATTACAGCCAAATATAAATTTGGGGATTTTGAAAAGGAATTGACAGGCAAACCCTTCCTTCGTATTCACCGTTCCTTCCTGGTGAACATAAATAAAATTACTGCTTTTACCGCGAACGATATCGAGGTTGGCGGAACTGAAATACCTATTGGGGCGAGCTATAAAGAATATGTATCAAAAATGTTGGCGTAA
- a CDS encoding winged helix-turn-helix transcriptional regulator, which yields MKKFKEHTSTCPIVHTMTYIGGKWKPIILGRLVNGAVRFGKLAVQIPDISRKILTEQLKELENDGLILRHSYNEKPPRVEYELSEIGKTVIPVLMAMTELGGQMHDAITKYKNSIKMHQKSIQA from the coding sequence ATGAAGAAATTTAAAGAACATACATCAACCTGCCCGATCGTTCACACGATGACCTATATTGGCGGAAAGTGGAAGCCAATTATTCTGGGCCGGCTGGTAAATGGTGCTGTTCGTTTTGGAAAGCTGGCAGTACAAATACCAGATATATCGCGCAAGATATTGACTGAACAACTCAAGGAATTAGAGAATGACGGATTAATTTTGAGGCATAGCTATAACGAAAAACCACCGCGTGTCGAATATGAGCTAAGCGAGATCGGCAAAACAGTTATTCCAGTTTTAATGGCTATGACAGAATTAGGTGGGCAAATGCATGATGCGATTACCAAATATAAGAATAGTATTAAAATGCATCAAAAGTCGATCCAGGCTTAA